A window of Syngnathus acus chromosome 17, fSynAcu1.2, whole genome shotgun sequence genomic DNA:
atggggagaacatgcaaactccccACAGGATTCATCTTTGAACCTCACAATTGTGTTCCCCCCCTCACACTTTTCAggtgttattgttttgtgctTTACAGCTGGGGGATGGCGGTCAACGTGTATTCTACCTCAATAACCCAGGAGACTATGAGCAGGCATGACATAACGGCCTGGGTTAACGACATCCTTTGCCTGAATTACACCAAAGTGGAGCAGCTCTCCTCAGGTGAGAATCATGCAAAAGGCACCTCTCGCCAGATACTTTTCAAACGGACCTTCACTCTGGATGGGAGTTAAATTGCCCCTTAAGGATTTTAatgagtaaataaaaacaggtggcGGGCGGTCGTACCCCCGCTGCGACTAAGTCGTAATCCAATTCCCAGCCACTCTGCCAACACGCATTAAGATGTCAGCTAATTCCTTCATCTCGatgactttgtgtgtgttcgctACCAGTTGCTTGTTTGGGAGATTTGTTTGTTCCGAGTCATGGCGAGTTGCTCTTTTATGGTAAATTGCTGCTATAAATTTGGAAGGAAACAAGAATCGGAGCTCATTTTCTGGCGAGTTCAGATTTTGTTACCGTGACGAAAGTGttctcttctttttaaaaattcttCTCTGGCGTGCTCAGGTGCAGCCTACTGCCAGTTCATGGATCTTCTCTTTCCGGGCTGCATCAGTCTTAAGAAGGTCAAGTTTCAAGCCAAACTGGAACACGAGTACATTCACAACTTCAAGCTGTTACAAGCGTCTTTCAAAAGAATGAAGGTGGACAAGGTGAGTTTTGAATGCGTCACGCAGTCAACACGTTGCCACCCGTTTTATAACCCTGCCCTCGCCGCTCTCCATTTAGATTATCCCAGTGGAGAAACTGGTCAAAGGCAGATTTCAGGACAATCTCGACTTCATCCAGTGGTTCAAGAAGTTCTTTGACGCTAACTACGACGGCAAAGAGTACGACCCGCTGGATGCCAGACAGGGTCAGGATGCCATCCCTCCGCCAGACCCCGGCGAGCAGATCTTCAACTTGCCGAAAAAGTCCCACCACGCCGCCAGCTCCCCA
This region includes:
- the mapre2 gene encoding microtubule-associated protein RP/EB family member 2 isoform X2, yielding MAVNVYSTSITQETMSRHDITAWVNDILCLNYTKVEQLSSGAAYCQFMDLLFPGCISLKKVKFQAKLEHEYIHNFKLLQASFKRMKVDKIIPVEKLVKGRFQDNLDFIQWFKKFFDANYDGKEYDPLDARQGQDAIPPPDPGEQIFNLPKKSHHAASSPTAGASRSSSTTPKSATPTSRPSSAKRIPTASTPAKGEKELEVQVTQLTDQVNTLKVALEGVEKERDYYFSKLREVELLCQEQGENNAPFVERLMEVLYAMDDQERAEDLAEGDGPDVDPEGHEEAPDDQQEEEQDEY